The following coding sequences are from one Arthrobacter sp. 24S4-2 window:
- a CDS encoding SDR family oxidoreductase: MTEQETTGQETTEQNKNKKVWFITGAGRGMGTDIAKAALAAGHAVVASGRNPEKVAQAVGENENLLAVKLDVTDPAAAEAAVRAAVERFGRIDVLVNNAGNFYAGFFEEITPEDFRAQIETTMFGPMNVTRAALPVLRAQRSGLVVTISSTAGIAGGEFLTAYAASKFGVEGWAESLAPEVAPFGIRTMIVEPGFFRTELLTPESTRYAESTIGDYAERTEQTVTAWKGMNGLQGGDPAKLADALIQLAELEEPPLRFAAGADAVGVFETRATELRDQADAHRELSSNLAHQDA, encoded by the coding sequence ATGACTGAGCAAGAAACCACTGGGCAGGAAACCACTGAGCAGAACAAAAACAAGAAGGTCTGGTTCATCACCGGCGCCGGCCGCGGCATGGGAACCGACATCGCGAAGGCGGCCCTGGCCGCCGGCCACGCGGTGGTGGCCAGCGGCCGCAACCCGGAAAAAGTCGCCCAGGCCGTGGGCGAAAACGAGAACCTGCTGGCCGTGAAGCTCGACGTCACCGACCCCGCCGCGGCGGAAGCGGCCGTGCGTGCCGCCGTCGAGCGGTTCGGCCGGATCGACGTGCTCGTGAACAACGCCGGCAACTTCTACGCCGGGTTCTTCGAGGAAATCACCCCGGAGGACTTCCGGGCGCAGATCGAAACCACCATGTTCGGGCCCATGAACGTTACCCGCGCGGCCTTGCCGGTCCTGCGGGCGCAGCGCTCGGGCCTGGTGGTCACGATCTCCTCCACCGCCGGAATCGCAGGCGGGGAATTCCTCACCGCATACGCAGCATCGAAGTTCGGGGTTGAGGGCTGGGCCGAGTCCCTGGCTCCCGAGGTCGCCCCGTTCGGAATCCGCACCATGATCGTGGAACCTGGGTTCTTCCGCACCGAGCTGCTCACCCCGGAATCCACCCGCTACGCCGAATCCACTATCGGGGATTACGCCGAACGCACCGAGCAGACCGTCACCGCCTGGAAGGGCATGAACGGCCTTCAGGGCGGGGATCCTGCCAAGCTCGCCGATGCCCTGATCCAGCTGGCCGAACTGGAGGAGCCGCCGCTGCGGTTCGCTGCGGGTGCCGATGCCGTCGGAGTTTTCGAGACCCGGGCTACCGAGCTCCGCGACCAGGCCGACGCCCACCGCGAGCTGTCCAGCAACCTCGCCCACCAGGACGCCTGA
- a CDS encoding GNAT family N-acetyltransferase produces the protein MSDMPPVWSLRPSLPSDAPWIAELRAQVMRPDLERLGRWDPVRVRQRFLTGFHPAHTFVIDIGASAAGVIAVRPEPYEQWIEHFYVATQYQGQGLGSAVLRHFMTEHRDHRPFRLNVLQGSPARRLYERNGFVHEHEDPIDVFLISETGLEVAP, from the coding sequence ATGTCGGACATGCCTCCCGTCTGGTCCCTGCGCCCAAGCCTTCCCTCTGATGCTCCCTGGATTGCGGAGCTGCGCGCCCAGGTGATGCGGCCCGATCTCGAACGCCTGGGACGCTGGGATCCAGTGCGCGTCAGGCAACGTTTCCTCACCGGTTTTCACCCCGCGCATACGTTCGTCATCGACATTGGGGCCTCCGCGGCGGGCGTCATCGCGGTCCGCCCCGAACCCTATGAGCAATGGATTGAACACTTCTACGTGGCGACTCAATACCAGGGGCAGGGTCTCGGAAGCGCCGTACTGCGCCACTTCATGACGGAGCATCGCGATCACCGGCCCTTCCGGCTGAACGTCCTCCAAGGCAGCCCGGCCAGACGTCTCTACGAACGCAACGGATTCGTTCATGAACATGAGGACCCGATCGACGTGTTCCTCATCTCCGAAACCGGCCTGGAGGTTGCACCCTAA
- a CDS encoding SDR family NAD(P)-dependent oxidoreductase gives MTSKLTGTAALVTGASSGIGAATASQLAALGASVALVARRRDRLEALAADIEEAGGTALVIEADITDRAQAQAAVDQTVERSGSWTSWSTTPG, from the coding sequence ATGACATCGAAACTGACCGGAACCGCCGCCCTCGTCACCGGCGCGAGCAGCGGCATCGGCGCGGCCACAGCCAGCCAGCTCGCAGCACTAGGCGCCTCCGTTGCGCTCGTGGCCCGACGCCGGGACCGGCTCGAAGCCCTCGCCGCCGACATCGAAGAAGCCGGCGGCACCGCCCTGGTGATCGAAGCCGACATCACTGACCGCGCCCAGGCGCAGGCCGCCGTGGACCAGACCGTGGAACGCTCCGGCAGCTGGACATCCTGGTCAACAACGCCGGGCTGA
- a CDS encoding AzlD domain-containing protein — translation MTELLAAIAVLAVGTYAFRATGPLLRKRWKPSPALQRTLEVASVVLLAAVAARSGTFHDGEQAGVALIGGAAVAAVLSWIKAPFLVIVGAAVAVTAGLRFAGLA, via the coding sequence ATGACCGAACTGCTGGCGGCGATCGCCGTCCTGGCCGTGGGCACCTACGCCTTCCGGGCCACCGGGCCGCTGCTGCGCAAACGGTGGAAGCCCTCCCCCGCCCTGCAGCGGACCCTGGAGGTGGCATCCGTGGTGCTGCTGGCGGCGGTTGCGGCCCGGTCCGGCACCTTTCACGACGGCGAACAGGCGGGCGTCGCGCTGATCGGCGGTGCCGCCGTGGCCGCCGTCCTCAGCTGGATCAAGGCGCCGTTCCTGGTGATCGTCGGAGCCGCCGTCGCAGTGACCGCCGGGCTCAGGTTCGCGGGTCTGGCCTGA
- a CDS encoding ABC transporter ATP-binding protein encodes MLWKLLVEYLRPQRRLLLAVVIFQLAQSIASLYLPTLNADIIDEGVAKGDTDYILRLGSVMLVITLLQIACSVVAVYFGAKAAMALGRDLRGAIFTRVGEFSEQEVTRFGAPSLITRSTNDVQQVQQLVLMSATLMVAAPMLSIGGVIMAIRQDVQLSWLIAVSVPALLIAVGLIITRMVPLFRKMQVRIDTVNRVLREQLTGIRVVRAFVREDIETARFARANEDVTDTALRAGRLMALAFPVVMLVLNVSSVAVIWFGSFRIEDGSMQVGTLIAFLSYLMQILMSVMMATFMAVMIPRAAVSADRIGQVLNTESSVRPPDHPVAVAAGQLGSGELEMNDVGFAYPGAEQPVLSDISFTARSGQTTAIIGSTGSGKTTLVNLLPRLFDATSGAVKFDGVDVRELHPDQLWGHIGLVPQRPYLFSGTVRSNLLYGKPDATEDEMWRALATAQAQDFVREMEGGLDAPISQGGTNVSGGQRQRIAIARALVKQPELYIFDDSFSSLDTATDARLRQALKHDTSGATLVIIAQRVSSIADADQILVLDDGRIVGYGTHDELLETSETYREIVSSQLAAEEAV; translated from the coding sequence ATGCTCTGGAAACTGCTTGTTGAATACCTGCGGCCGCAGCGGCGGCTGCTGCTCGCCGTCGTGATTTTCCAGCTGGCGCAGTCCATCGCGTCGCTGTACCTGCCCACCCTCAACGCGGACATCATCGATGAGGGCGTGGCCAAGGGGGACACCGACTACATCCTGCGGCTGGGCAGCGTGATGCTGGTGATCACCCTGCTGCAGATCGCCTGCTCGGTGGTGGCCGTGTACTTCGGTGCGAAGGCGGCCATGGCCCTGGGCCGGGACCTGCGCGGGGCCATCTTCACCCGGGTGGGGGAGTTCTCCGAGCAGGAGGTCACCCGGTTCGGGGCGCCGAGCCTCATCACCCGGTCCACCAACGACGTCCAGCAGGTCCAGCAGCTGGTGCTGATGTCCGCCACGCTGATGGTGGCCGCGCCCATGCTCAGCATCGGCGGGGTGATCATGGCCATCCGGCAGGACGTGCAGCTGTCCTGGCTGATCGCCGTCAGCGTGCCCGCGCTGCTGATCGCCGTCGGGCTCATCATCACCCGGATGGTGCCGCTGTTCCGCAAGATGCAGGTGCGGATCGACACCGTCAACAGGGTGCTCCGCGAGCAGCTGACCGGCATCCGGGTGGTGCGTGCGTTCGTGCGCGAGGACATCGAAACCGCCCGGTTCGCGCGGGCCAACGAGGACGTCACGGACACCGCGCTCCGGGCCGGCCGGCTCATGGCGCTCGCGTTCCCCGTGGTGATGCTGGTGCTGAACGTCTCCAGCGTGGCGGTGATCTGGTTCGGCTCGTTCCGGATCGAGGACGGCTCCATGCAGGTGGGCACGCTCATCGCCTTCCTCAGCTACCTGATGCAGATCCTGATGTCCGTCATGATGGCCACGTTCATGGCAGTGATGATCCCGCGTGCCGCGGTCTCGGCGGACCGGATCGGCCAGGTGCTGAACACGGAGTCAAGCGTGCGGCCGCCGGATCATCCGGTGGCCGTCGCCGCCGGTCAGCTGGGCAGCGGCGAGCTGGAGATGAACGACGTCGGGTTCGCCTACCCGGGTGCCGAGCAGCCGGTTCTCAGCGACATCAGTTTCACTGCCCGGTCGGGGCAGACGACGGCGATCATCGGCAGCACCGGGTCCGGAAAGACCACCCTGGTGAACCTGCTGCCGCGGCTTTTCGACGCGACCAGCGGTGCGGTGAAGTTCGACGGCGTGGACGTCCGCGAGCTGCATCCGGACCAGCTGTGGGGCCACATCGGCCTGGTGCCGCAGCGGCCGTACCTGTTCTCCGGCACGGTGCGCAGCAACCTGCTCTACGGCAAGCCGGACGCCACCGAGGATGAGATGTGGCGGGCGCTGGCCACGGCACAGGCGCAGGACTTCGTCCGGGAGATGGAGGGCGGGCTGGATGCTCCCATTTCGCAGGGCGGCACTAACGTCTCCGGCGGCCAGCGGCAGCGGATCGCGATCGCCCGGGCGCTGGTGAAACAGCCCGAGCTCTACATCTTCGACGACTCGTTCTCCTCGCTGGACACCGCGACCGACGCCAGGCTCCGGCAGGCGCTCAAGCACGACACCTCCGGAGCCACCCTGGTGATCATCGCCCAGCGGGTGTCCAGCATCGCCGACGCGGACCAGATCCTGGTGCTCGACGACGGCAGGATAGTCGGGTACGGAACACACGATGAGCTTCTGGAGACTTCTGAGACTTACCGCGAGATCGTATCCTCGCAGCTGGCAGCGGAGGAGGCGGTATGA
- a CDS encoding group II truncated hemoglobin, with protein MLTVYAAAGGADFFLRLANAWHARVMADEVVSHAFSHGFHPEHSRRLAAYWAQALGGPPGYSGSYGDETSVVRIHSGNGPHEDMDRRAIACFDQALADVGLTDGSVLRKVLHDYFAWATTTTMSRYERSPDDVPDRLRIPLWSWDGLVSQ; from the coding sequence ATGCTTACCGTGTATGCGGCCGCCGGCGGTGCCGACTTTTTCCTGAGGCTGGCCAACGCCTGGCATGCCCGGGTAATGGCTGACGAGGTGGTCAGTCATGCGTTCAGCCATGGCTTCCATCCCGAGCACAGCCGGCGGCTCGCCGCCTATTGGGCGCAGGCTTTGGGCGGCCCGCCGGGGTATTCAGGCTCGTATGGCGACGAGACATCGGTGGTGCGGATACACAGCGGCAACGGGCCCCACGAGGACATGGACCGCAGGGCAATCGCCTGCTTCGACCAAGCGTTGGCCGACGTCGGACTCACCGACGGTAGCGTCCTCCGTAAAGTGCTGCACGACTACTTCGCCTGGGCCACGACCACCACGATGTCCCGGTACGAACGTTCCCCGGATGACGTGCCGGACCGGCTGCGCATCCCACTGTGGTCCTGGGACGGGCTCGTCAGTCAGTGA
- a CDS encoding ABC transporter ATP-binding protein, with protein sequence MSGRSTPTRTGPAPEAGTTAVGRPPRPPMGPGRGGPFAGMSIPAEKAMNFWPSAKRLLGQLRPERLWLVLVIALSVAGVTLSVIGPRLLGEGTNIIFAGVVSKQLPAGMSKAQLIAQLRAAGENQKADMLSAMALTPGTGIDFTALASVLLWALVLYVLASAFMWVQAYVLNGVVQRTVYRLRERIEAKINRLPLRYFDSIQRGELLSRVTNDVDNISQSLQQSISQAVTSLLTVLGVLLMMFLLSPTLAVIALVTIPLTLVTTAMIAKRSQKLFVAQWKHTGELNGQIEETYTGHALVKVFGRQQEVGERFRQKNAELYQASFGAQFISGLIMPAMTFIGNLVYVGIAVVGGLQVASGAMQLGDVQAFIQYSRQFTQPLAQLGSMANLLQSGVASAERVFELLDTDEQSPDPSPSVAPNGGRGRLVFENVSFSYSPDKPLISDLSLVAEPGQTVAIVGPTGAGKTTLVNLMMRFYEIDAGRITLDGVDVTTMTRNELRSRMGMVLQDTWLFGGSIRDNIAYGRPGALEDEILEAATATYVDRFVHSLPEGYDTVLEDEGGNVSAGEKQLLTIARAFLARPSVLILDEATSSVDTRTEVLVQKAMSALRSDRTSFVIAHRLSTIRDADLILVMEAGQIVEQGTHASLLAAGGAYARLYEAQFAAPVAEV encoded by the coding sequence ATGAGCGGGCGCAGCACCCCCACCCGGACGGGACCGGCCCCGGAAGCCGGGACCACCGCCGTCGGACGCCCGCCGCGTCCGCCCATGGGTCCCGGCCGCGGAGGCCCCTTTGCGGGGATGAGCATCCCCGCCGAAAAGGCGATGAATTTCTGGCCGTCCGCCAAGCGGCTGCTGGGCCAGCTGCGGCCGGAGCGGCTGTGGCTGGTGCTGGTGATTGCGCTGAGCGTGGCCGGGGTGACGCTGTCGGTGATCGGGCCGCGGCTGCTGGGCGAGGGCACCAACATCATCTTCGCCGGAGTGGTGTCCAAGCAGCTGCCGGCGGGGATGAGCAAGGCGCAGCTGATCGCGCAGTTGCGGGCGGCGGGGGAGAACCAGAAGGCGGACATGCTCAGTGCCATGGCGCTGACGCCCGGGACGGGGATCGACTTCACGGCCCTGGCCAGTGTGCTGCTGTGGGCGCTGGTGCTGTATGTGCTGGCGTCCGCGTTCATGTGGGTGCAGGCGTATGTGCTGAACGGCGTGGTGCAGCGGACGGTGTACCGGCTGCGCGAGCGGATCGAAGCGAAGATCAACCGGCTGCCGCTGCGGTATTTCGATTCCATCCAGCGCGGTGAGCTGCTCAGCCGGGTGACGAACGACGTGGACAACATCTCACAGAGCCTGCAGCAGTCCATCAGCCAGGCGGTCACGTCGCTGCTGACGGTGCTGGGTGTGCTGCTGATGATGTTCCTGCTTTCGCCCACGCTGGCGGTGATTGCGCTGGTGACCATTCCGCTGACGCTGGTGACGACGGCGATGATCGCCAAGCGCTCGCAGAAGCTGTTCGTGGCGCAGTGGAAGCACACGGGGGAGCTGAACGGGCAGATCGAGGAGACCTACACCGGGCATGCGCTGGTGAAGGTGTTCGGCCGGCAGCAGGAGGTGGGGGAGCGGTTCCGGCAGAAGAACGCGGAGCTGTACCAGGCGAGCTTCGGCGCGCAGTTCATCTCCGGCCTGATCATGCCGGCCATGACGTTCATCGGAAACCTGGTGTACGTGGGGATCGCCGTGGTGGGCGGCCTGCAGGTGGCTTCGGGTGCGATGCAGCTGGGCGATGTGCAGGCGTTCATCCAGTACTCGCGGCAGTTCACCCAGCCGCTGGCGCAGCTGGGGTCCATGGCGAATCTGCTGCAGTCCGGCGTGGCGTCCGCCGAGCGGGTGTTCGAGCTGCTGGACACGGACGAGCAGTCGCCTGATCCTTCGCCTTCAGTGGCGCCGAACGGCGGCCGGGGGCGGCTGGTGTTCGAGAACGTGTCGTTCTCCTATTCACCGGACAAGCCGCTGATTTCGGACCTGAGCCTGGTGGCCGAGCCGGGACAGACGGTGGCGATTGTCGGCCCCACGGGGGCCGGGAAAACGACGCTGGTGAACCTGATGATGCGGTTCTACGAGATTGATGCGGGACGGATAACGCTCGACGGCGTGGACGTCACCACGATGACGCGCAACGAGCTGCGCTCGCGGATGGGCATGGTGCTGCAGGATACGTGGCTGTTTGGCGGGTCGATCCGGGACAACATTGCGTACGGCCGGCCCGGTGCTTTGGAGGACGAGATCCTGGAGGCGGCGACGGCGACATACGTTGACCGGTTCGTGCACTCCCTGCCCGAGGGCTACGACACCGTGCTGGAGGACGAAGGCGGCAACGTGTCGGCGGGCGAGAAGCAGCTGCTGACGATCGCCCGGGCGTTCCTGGCCCGGCCTTCTGTTTTGATCCTGGACGAGGCGACGAGCTCGGTGGATACGCGGACCGAGGTGCTGGTGCAGAAGGCGATGAGTGCGCTGCGGTCCGACCGGACCAGCTTCGTGATCGCGCACCGCCTGTCCACCATCCGCGACGCCGACCTCATCCTGGTGATGGAGGCCGGGCAGATCGTGGAGCAGGGGACGCATGCTTCGTTGCTGGCGGCGGGCGGGGCTTATGCGCGGTTGTATGAGGCCCAGTTCGCGGCTCCTGTGGCGGAGGTTTAA
- a CDS encoding helix-turn-helix domain-containing protein, translating to MTEQSKAPLKAIAAAIKRHREAAGLSLTEAARRAQIAKSTLSQLESGVGNPSVETLWALALALDVSFTDLVDPPRAGVVIMRAGEGEPVRSEHSDYAITLLAHAPAGSRRDLYKLAAEPGPPRESEPHTPGTIEHVILTAGSAKVGPSGSPATLHAGDYISYPGDAPHVFEALEAGTTAVMIDEHR from the coding sequence GTGACCGAGCAGAGCAAAGCCCCGCTCAAGGCGATTGCGGCGGCCATCAAACGCCACCGCGAAGCTGCTGGCCTGTCGCTGACGGAAGCGGCCCGCCGAGCGCAGATTGCGAAGTCCACCCTGTCCCAGCTGGAGTCCGGCGTGGGCAATCCCAGCGTTGAGACCCTGTGGGCGCTCGCGCTTGCTTTGGATGTGTCCTTCACGGACCTGGTGGATCCGCCGCGCGCGGGCGTGGTGATCATGCGAGCAGGTGAGGGCGAACCGGTTCGGTCCGAGCACTCCGACTACGCCATCACCCTGCTCGCGCACGCCCCCGCGGGTTCACGCCGGGACCTGTATAAGCTGGCTGCGGAACCGGGGCCACCCAGGGAATCGGAGCCGCACACGCCGGGGACCATTGAGCACGTCATCCTGACCGCAGGCTCTGCGAAAGTTGGCCCCTCCGGGTCTCCGGCCACGCTTCACGCAGGGGACTACATCAGCTATCCCGGCGACGCCCCACACGTCTTTGAAGCGCTGGAAGCCGGGACGACGGCGGTCATGATCGACGAACACCGTTAA
- a CDS encoding PhzF family phenazine biosynthesis protein, which translates to MPTVVNEYPFSQVDVFAPGPKAGNPVAVVHDADGLTTEQMQSFANWTNLSETTFLQKPTHPEADYRLRIFTPASELPFAGHPTLGSAHAWLDKGGQPRRDGELVQECEAGLVKIRRADTDLAFAAPPLVRSGGVEPAVLGQAIASLGIEAAEILGSNWVDNGPGWIGIRLESARKVLELQPDFALMGQLCVGVIGSYAPDGPADFGVRAFVPGFSVPEDPVTGSLNAGLAQWLLGEGVVDGDYTVQQGTVLGRGGLLTITVEDENIWVGGTSRTVVSGRVSL; encoded by the coding sequence ATGCCCACCGTTGTGAACGAATATCCCTTCTCCCAGGTAGACGTCTTTGCCCCCGGGCCGAAAGCCGGCAACCCGGTCGCCGTCGTCCATGACGCCGATGGCCTGACCACCGAACAGATGCAGAGCTTCGCGAACTGGACCAACCTCTCCGAGACCACTTTCCTGCAAAAGCCGACGCACCCGGAGGCGGACTACAGGCTGCGGATCTTTACGCCGGCGTCCGAACTGCCGTTTGCCGGGCATCCCACCCTGGGCTCTGCCCACGCCTGGCTGGACAAGGGGGGCCAGCCCCGCCGTGACGGGGAACTGGTGCAGGAATGCGAGGCGGGGCTGGTGAAGATCCGCCGTGCGGATACCGACCTGGCTTTCGCGGCTCCGCCGCTGGTCCGGTCCGGCGGGGTTGAACCGGCGGTCCTGGGACAAGCCATCGCCAGCCTGGGGATCGAGGCTGCAGAGATCCTTGGCAGCAACTGGGTGGACAACGGCCCGGGCTGGATAGGAATCCGGCTGGAATCAGCAAGGAAAGTGCTGGAGCTGCAGCCTGACTTCGCCCTGATGGGACAGCTTTGCGTTGGCGTGATTGGAAGCTACGCCCCAGACGGACCGGCGGACTTTGGGGTCCGGGCGTTCGTTCCGGGCTTCAGCGTTCCCGAAGACCCGGTAACCGGCAGCCTCAACGCCGGGCTGGCGCAATGGCTCCTTGGCGAAGGAGTGGTGGACGGCGACTACACGGTCCAGCAAGGCACCGTCCTGGGACGCGGCGGCCTGCTGACCATCACCGTCGAGGATGAGAATATCTGGGTTGGCGGGACCAGCCGCACCGTGGTGAGCGGCCGCGTTTCGCTTTAG
- a CDS encoding AzlC family ABC transporter permease, which translates to MAVVCLAGGILGISYGALAIGYGLPWWIPLLLSIAVVAGASEMMFVAIIGAGGSPWLAAAAGLLVNARHIPFGFQVAPLMGNGLPSILGAHAINDESTSFALAGSSPAVRRLGFWACGVGIVLIWPLGTALGTWLGAFLGDLDRWGLDAVFPAMILALVIPKARAGGALLTAAVVLGAAITVATASTLPAGLPELLSLAAVAVARPWRPATTEPELTS; encoded by the coding sequence GTGGCGGTGGTCTGCCTGGCCGGCGGGATCCTCGGAATCTCTTACGGCGCCCTGGCCATCGGCTACGGCCTGCCCTGGTGGATCCCCCTGCTCCTGTCGATCGCCGTGGTGGCCGGAGCCTCGGAAATGATGTTCGTGGCGATCATCGGCGCGGGCGGCAGTCCCTGGCTGGCGGCGGCGGCCGGGCTGCTGGTCAACGCCCGGCACATCCCCTTCGGCTTCCAGGTGGCCCCGCTCATGGGCAACGGCCTCCCCTCCATCCTCGGCGCCCATGCCATCAACGACGAGTCCACGTCCTTCGCCCTCGCCGGGAGCAGCCCGGCCGTGCGCCGCCTGGGATTCTGGGCGTGCGGCGTGGGCATTGTCCTTATCTGGCCGCTCGGGACAGCGCTGGGCACCTGGCTCGGCGCCTTCCTCGGCGACCTGGACCGCTGGGGACTCGACGCCGTCTTCCCGGCCATGATCCTTGCGCTGGTCATTCCGAAAGCCCGGGCGGGCGGGGCGCTGCTGACCGCCGCGGTGGTGCTGGGCGCGGCAATCACTGTTGCAACGGCGTCGACCCTTCCTGCCGGGCTGCCGGAACTGCTCTCCCTGGCCGCGGTGGCAGTAGCCCGTCCCTGGCGTCCCGCCACAACAGAACCGGAGCTGACCTCATGA
- a CDS encoding SDR family NAD(P)-dependent oxidoreductase, whose amino-acid sequence MTAPRRRPPWTRPWNAPAAGHPGQQRRADAPGPGGRRRPEEWNRIIAINVQGLLHTTHAALPHLLKAAEDSPRRVADIVNISSIAGRVAWNGYGVYNLTKFGVNGFTESLRQEIIQRHVRVGVLEPGGVDTELGSHNNPQVRGEMIDPFYEQTGVLAPEDIADGVAYVVTRPPRLRRGALDHAHRPGLTPSPQPMGPTHGDLGRPSPPGRRLTCRRRGACHRPAHSVAAPHLSVRRQPAR is encoded by the coding sequence CTGACCGCGCCCAGGCGCAGGCCGCCGTGGACCAGACCGTGGAACGCTCCGGCAGCTGGACATCCTGGTCAACAACGCCGGGCTGATGCTCCTGGGCCCGGTGGTCGGCGCCGACCCGAGGAGTGGAACCGCATAATCGCCATCAACGTCCAGGGCCTGCTCCACACCACGCACGCCGCCCTGCCGCACCTGCTGAAGGCAGCCGAGGACAGCCCGCGCCGGGTCGCGGACATCGTCAACATCAGCTCGATCGCGGGCCGCGTCGCCTGGAACGGCTACGGCGTTTACAACCTCACCAAGTTTGGCGTCAACGGCTTCACCGAATCCCTCCGCCAGGAAATCATCCAGCGGCACGTGCGCGTCGGTGTCCTGGAACCCGGCGGCGTGGACACCGAACTGGGTTCGCACAACAACCCCCAGGTCCGGGGCGAGATGATCGACCCCTTCTACGAGCAGACCGGGGTCCTCGCGCCGGAGGACATCGCCGACGGCGTCGCCTACGTGGTCACCCGGCCGCCACGCCTCCGTCGTGGAGCTCTGGATCATGCCCACCGACCAGGCCTGACCCCGTCCCCGCAACCGATGGGACCTACCCATGGTGACCTGGGTCGCCCTAGCCCTCCTGGTCGACGGCTGACATGTCGCCGACGCGGGGCGTGCCATCGGCCAGCGCATAGCGTTGCAGCACCGCACCTTTCGGTGAGGCGACAACCGGCTCGATGA
- a CDS encoding dihydrofolate reductase family protein, giving the protein MGLIHIDLFTTLDGVAQAPGGPEEDTDDGFAFGGWQAPLIDEVVGEQVDSGMAGMDALLLGRRTYDIFASYWPHADGGIARLFNRLPKYVASRQTPTLEWADSTLLGPDVVAAVRELRERHANIHVIGSLDFVQTLFAERLFDRLTLWVYPILLGSGKKVFADGVVPTNLRLIEPVVASPKGAVLQRYALADGTPRVGDMSAVDQEG; this is encoded by the coding sequence ATGGGACTCATCCATATCGACCTGTTCACCACGCTCGACGGCGTCGCTCAGGCGCCCGGCGGGCCGGAAGAGGACACTGACGACGGTTTCGCGTTTGGCGGCTGGCAGGCACCCCTCATCGACGAGGTCGTCGGCGAGCAGGTCGACTCCGGGATGGCGGGGATGGACGCGCTGCTGCTTGGGCGCCGGACCTACGACATTTTCGCCTCCTACTGGCCGCACGCGGACGGGGGCATCGCGCGGCTGTTCAACCGCCTCCCGAAGTACGTGGCCTCGCGCCAGACGCCCACCCTGGAGTGGGCCGACTCCACACTGCTCGGTCCTGATGTCGTCGCCGCCGTGCGCGAACTGCGCGAGCGGCACGCGAACATCCACGTCATCGGCAGTCTCGACTTCGTGCAGACCCTGTTCGCCGAACGGCTCTTCGACCGGCTCACGCTCTGGGTGTATCCGATCCTCCTCGGCAGTGGAAAGAAGGTCTTCGCCGACGGGGTGGTTCCGACAAACCTCAGGCTCATCGAGCCGGTTGTCGCCTCACCGAAAGGTGCGGTGCTGCAACGCTATGCGCTGGCCGATGGCACGCCCCGCGTCGGCGACATGTCAGCCGTCGACCAGGAGGGCTAG